ACACTACCAATAGAAACTTCTGTTAGAATTCCTCAAAATGATATTGCGCGATATGTTAATGAAATTGTTGAAACGATATCTGATAGTGAATTCGATGAATGAGGAATAGATAAAATTAAACGAGAGCTAGGTTTTGTATTAATGGCACTTAATATAAGGAAAATAGCAGCTCAACGAGCTGTATATTATCAAATACATTTGAAAAAAACTGATTCCTATCAAATAATCAGTAGAAATCAGCTTTTTTACATTGCCTAAGAACTTAGTGTCTCAAGCTCTATTTAGTTATTCAAATTGTCCTTGAAAGCCAAAAATTATTAATATTGTAATCGTTACATTAAGCTTGCTTAAATTTTTTGTGATTTATGTTTTATTCAAGCTAATAATGTGAAATGATACAGTGACAGGTTTTTATTGATTTTTAAAGGGTGATGATTATGGCTATTGTAAATAAGGTAATAATTGTTGAAGGAAAATCAGATAAGAAAAAAGTACAACAAGTCATTGCAGAACCGGTAAATATTATTTGTACGCACGGAACGATGAGTATAGATAAAATAGACGATATGATAGAATCTTTATATGGGAAACAAGTTTTTGTGTTAGCAGATTCTGATGACGAAGGTGAACGAATTAGGAAATGGTTTAAACGCTATCTAAGTGAAAGTGAACACATATTTATAGATAAAACCTATTGTCAAGTTGCTAACTGTCCTAAAAAATATTTAGCAAATGTACTTACTAGACATGGTTTCAATTGTAAGAAAGAATCATCTCTCATACCGAATTTAAATACTGAAAGGTTAGTTTTAGCGAATGAATAATTCAATTGACATCACAGATGTAACGACGCATTATGAGGAAGAAAAACATTTAATCTTTGGTTATACACCAACATGTGGTACATGTAAGGTTTCAGAAAGAATGTTAGATATTGCTAATGAAATATTGAAGTTACCTTTAATTAAAATAGATTTAAACTTTCATCCTCAATTTTGTGAAGATATGCAAATTATGTCAGTGCCGATTTTATTATTAATGAATAAAGATAAAGAAGTAAAACGAATTTATGCTTTTCAATCGGTGACTGATTTATTAGAAAATTTAAAATAGTTATTGACGAATTTTTACTAAGGTGTTAGGATTAATACAAATTAAATGATGCGTAAACTCTTATCGAGAGTGGTGGAGGGATGTGCCCTGCGAAGCCCGGCAACCGTCTTATATAGAAATGGTGCCAATTCACATAAAGTTATGACTTTTGAAGATGAGAGAAACAATACTTCTATTGCTTTCTCAATTTTTCTATCGATTTGAGAAAGCATTTTTTATTTTTATATAGCAACACAGGGAGGAATAAACGTGATTGAGTTAAAAGAAGTCGTCAAAGAATATCGGACTAAAAATAAACAAGTACTTGCTGTAGATCACGTTAATTTATCGATTAAATCGGGATCGATATATGGCGTCATTGGATTTTCTGGAGCAGGAAAAAGTACTTTGATTCGTATGTTTAACAATTTGGAATCGCCTACATCAGGTGAGGTCATTATTGACGGAGATCACATTGGGCAATTATCTAAAAATGGACTTAGAAAAAAAAGACAAAAAGTGAGTATGATTTTCCAACATTTTAATTTATTATGGTCAAGAACAGTACTTAAAAATATTATGTTTCCGCTTGAAATTGCTGGTGTACGTAGAAGAAAAGCGAAACGAAAAGCTTTAGAACTAATTGAGCTGGTTGGTTTAAAAGGGAAAGAAAAAGCGTACCCATCTGAGTTATCTGGTGGACAAAAACAACGTGTGGGTATTGCACGCGCATTAGCTAACGATCCGACAGTTTTACTTTGTGATGAAGCAACAAGCGCACTTGATCCGCAAACGACAGATGAAATTTTAGATCTTTTATTAAAAATTAGAGAGCAACAAAACTTAACAATCGTCTTAATTACACATGAAATGCACGTTATTCGTCGTATTTGTGATGAAGTAGCTGTTATGGAAAATGGTAAAGTGATTGAACATGGACCGGTTACTCATGTATTTGAAAATCCTCAACATGCAGTAACAAAGAGGTTTGTGAGAGAAGATTTAAACGATGATTTTGAAGCATCTCTAACAGATTTAGAGCCATTAGACAAAGACGCTTACATTGTTCGATTGAATTTTGCAGGTTCAACAACTACGGAACCAATCGTATCGAGCTTGTCTAGCGCATTTAATATCAAAATAAATATTTTAGAAGCTAATATAAAAAATACAAAAGATGGAACAGTTGGCTTTTTAATTTTACAAATTCCGTTTATTACAAACGAAGATTTTGGAAAATTCAAAAAAGAGTTAATTGAGCGACAAGTTAAAGTGGAGGTGTTAAGACATGGGTAAATCATTTAGCGATATTATTAATGAAATGATAACAATGCCTAATGTGCAGTGGCCAGATGTATGGACTGCAATAGTCGAAACACTTTATATGACTGTCGTTTCAACTATATTTGCTTTTATTTTAGGTCTCATCTTAGGTGTTCTTTTGTTCTTATCTGCAAAAGGTAAGTCTAAAGGTGCTAGAATTTTTTATACAATTGTATCTTTTGTCGTAAACCTATTTAGAGCTATACCATTCATTATCTTAATCCTTTTATTAATTCCTTTTACTAGTTTGGTACTTGGAACAATTAGTGGGCCAACAGGTGCATTACCAGCTTTAATTATAGGTGCGGCACCATTTTATGCTAGGCTTGTTGAAATTGCTTTTAAAGAAATTGATAAAGGTGTTATTGAAGCGGCTTGGTCAATGGGAGCAAACACTTGGACAGTCATTCGTAAAGTGCTTTTACCCGAAGCAATGCCAGCGTTAGTTTCTGGTATTACAGTTACAGCAATAGCTTTAGTAGGTTCAACTGCGGTTGCTGGAGTTATTGGCGCAGGTGGTTTAGGTAATTTAGCCTACTTAACAGGATTCACTCGAAATCAAAATGATGTCATTTTAGTATCAACAGTTTTTATTTTAATTATTGTATTTATAATCCAATTCTTCGGGGATTGGCTTACAAATAAACTTGATAAACGATAAATTGGGGGTTTCATTTTATGAAAAAATTATTTGGATTTTTATTAGTATTAACATTTGCAGTTGTATTAACAGCTTGCGGTAATGGAAATAAAGGTGGCAGCGATGACAAGAAAATTACAGTCGGTGCTTCACCTGCACCTCATGCTGAAATTTTAGAAAAAGCAAAACCATTATTAAAGAAAAAAGGTTATGATCTTGAAATTAAAACAATCAACGATTACACTACACCTAATAAATTATTAGATAAAGGTGAAATCGATGCAAACTATTTCCAACATACACCTTATTTAAATACTGAGAAAAAAGATAAAGGATACAAAATAGTAAGTGCTGGGGACGTTCATTTAGAACCAATGGCTGTATATTCTAAAAAATATAAAAGCTTAAAAGAATTACCAAAAGGTGCAACAGTATATGTTTCAAATAATCCAGCTGAAGAAGGACGTTTCTTGAAATTCTTTGTTGACGCAGGACTAATTAAAATTAAAAAAGGCGTAAAAATTGAAGACGCGAAATTCAGCGATATTACTGAAAATAAAAAAGATATCAAATTCAACAATAAACAATCAGCAGAATTCTTACCTAAAATTTATCAAAACGAAGATGCTGATGCGGTTATCATTAACTCAAACTTTGCAATCGAACAAAAACTTAATCCTAAAAAAGATTCAATTGCTGTTGAAAGTGCGAAAGACAATCCATATGCTAATTTAATTGCAGTTAAAGAAGGTCATCAAGATGATAAGAAAATTAAAGCATTAATCGAAGTATTACAATCTAAAGATATTCAAAACTTCATTAATGAAAAATACAATGGGGCAGTAATTCCTGCTAATTAATTGCAATTAAATAATAAAACCCTTTAAC
This is a stretch of genomic DNA from Staphylococcus roterodami. It encodes these proteins:
- a CDS encoding methionine ABC transporter ATP-binding protein is translated as MIELKEVVKEYRTKNKQVLAVDHVNLSIKSGSIYGVIGFSGAGKSTLIRMFNNLESPTSGEVIIDGDHIGQLSKNGLRKKRQKVSMIFQHFNLLWSRTVLKNIMFPLEIAGVRRRKAKRKALELIELVGLKGKEKAYPSELSGGQKQRVGIARALANDPTVLLCDEATSALDPQTTDEILDLLLKIREQQNLTIVLITHEMHVIRRICDEVAVMENGKVIEHGPVTHVFENPQHAVTKRFVREDLNDDFEASLTDLEPLDKDAYIVRLNFAGSTTTEPIVSSLSSAFNIKINILEANIKNTKDGTVGFLILQIPFITNEDFGKFKKELIERQVKVEVLRHG
- a CDS encoding ABC transporter permease gives rise to the protein MGKSFSDIINEMITMPNVQWPDVWTAIVETLYMTVVSTIFAFILGLILGVLLFLSAKGKSKGARIFYTIVSFVVNLFRAIPFIILILLLIPFTSLVLGTISGPTGALPALIIGAAPFYARLVEIAFKEIDKGVIEAAWSMGANTWTVIRKVLLPEAMPALVSGITVTAIALVGSTAVAGVIGAGGLGNLAYLTGFTRNQNDVILVSTVFILIIVFIIQFFGDWLTNKLDKR
- a CDS encoding thioredoxin family protein, whose amino-acid sequence is MNNSIDITDVTTHYEEEKHLIFGYTPTCGTCKVSERMLDIANEILKLPLIKIDLNFHPQFCEDMQIMSVPILLLMNKDKEVKRIYAFQSVTDLLENLK
- a CDS encoding toprim domain-containing protein produces the protein MAIVNKVIIVEGKSDKKKVQQVIAEPVNIICTHGTMSIDKIDDMIESLYGKQVFVLADSDDEGERIRKWFKRYLSESEHIFIDKTYCQVANCPKKYLANVLTRHGFNCKKESSLIPNLNTERLVLANE
- a CDS encoding MetQ/NlpA family ABC transporter substrate-binding protein translates to MKKLFGFLLVLTFAVVLTACGNGNKGGSDDKKITVGASPAPHAEILEKAKPLLKKKGYDLEIKTINDYTTPNKLLDKGEIDANYFQHTPYLNTEKKDKGYKIVSAGDVHLEPMAVYSKKYKSLKELPKGATVYVSNNPAEEGRFLKFFVDAGLIKIKKGVKIEDAKFSDITENKKDIKFNNKQSAEFLPKIYQNEDADAVIINSNFAIEQKLNPKKDSIAVESAKDNPYANLIAVKEGHQDDKKIKALIEVLQSKDIQNFINEKYNGAVIPAN